A stretch of Allostreptomyces psammosilenae DNA encodes these proteins:
- a CDS encoding F0F1 ATP synthase subunit B has product MDATMILAAAEEGHHEESNVPEGIEILLPAGPDLFWGAVCFVILFVVFWRYVLPIANKALAARTDAIEGGIKRAEEAQVEAQRTLEEYRAQLADARHEAARLRQEGQEQGAAIIAQMREEGQRQREAIIAAGHAQIEADRKQATAVLRQDVGRLATELASRIVGESLEESARASRVIDRFLDELEERAEAEGVAP; this is encoded by the coding sequence ATGGACGCCACCATGATTCTGGCCGCCGCCGAGGAAGGCCATCACGAGGAAAGCAACGTGCCGGAGGGCATCGAGATCCTGCTCCCCGCGGGTCCCGACCTCTTCTGGGGCGCCGTCTGCTTCGTGATCCTGTTCGTCGTCTTCTGGAGGTACGTCCTCCCGATCGCGAACAAGGCCCTCGCCGCGCGGACGGACGCCATCGAGGGCGGCATCAAGCGGGCCGAAGAGGCGCAGGTCGAAGCCCAGCGCACGCTGGAGGAGTACCGCGCCCAGCTCGCCGACGCCCGCCATGAGGCGGCCCGGCTGCGCCAGGAGGGCCAGGAGCAGGGCGCGGCGATCATCGCGCAGATGCGCGAGGAGGGCCAGCGCCAGCGCGAGGCCATCATCGCCGCCGGCCACGCCCAGATCGAGGCCGACCGCAAGCAGGCCACGGCCGTGCTGCGGCAGGACGTCGGTCGTCTGGCCACCGAGCTCGCCAGCCGCATCGTGGGCGAGTCCCTGGAGGAGTCGGCCCGGGCCTCCCGGGTGATCGACCGCTTCCTGGACGAGCTCGAGGAGCGGGCCGAGGCGGAAGGCGTCGCCCCGTGA
- the atpB gene encoding F0F1 ATP synthase subunit A — MPLAAGEESSGFHAPSLAEFFPEAVLFEGTIFELNRIRIAMVLITVVVAVFFAVAMRRGSLVPRGVQNVAEAGIDFVRNQIALEFLGKRGNAYLPYLVTLFFLIFTINALAIIPGVNIAGTSTIGLPFLLAVITWACYHVAGIRELGFGGYFRGQLAPPGMPAFILPLYGLIELLQILVLRPFSLMVRLMANMMAGHIMLVLFFSGASYLLLDGEGFLRLAGVGSAVMGLGFTFFELFVAFLQAYIFTLLTAVYLDMATSHEH; from the coding sequence ATGCCCCTCGCGGCGGGCGAGGAGAGCAGCGGTTTCCACGCCCCGTCGCTGGCCGAGTTCTTCCCCGAAGCCGTGCTGTTCGAGGGCACCATCTTCGAGCTGAACCGCATCCGCATCGCGATGGTGCTGATCACCGTCGTCGTGGCGGTCTTCTTCGCGGTGGCCATGCGCCGCGGCAGCCTGGTGCCGCGCGGTGTGCAGAACGTCGCCGAGGCCGGCATCGACTTCGTCCGCAACCAGATCGCGCTGGAGTTCCTGGGCAAGCGGGGCAACGCCTACCTGCCCTACCTGGTGACGCTCTTCTTCCTGATCTTCACGATCAACGCGCTCGCCATCATTCCCGGCGTGAACATCGCCGGTACCAGCACCATCGGTCTGCCCTTCCTGCTCGCGGTCATCACCTGGGCCTGCTACCACGTGGCCGGTATCCGCGAGCTCGGCTTCGGCGGCTACTTCCGCGGCCAGCTGGCGCCGCCCGGAATGCCGGCGTTCATCCTCCCGCTGTACGGCCTGATCGAGCTGCTGCAGATCCTCGTCCTGCGGCCGTTCTCCCTGATGGTGCGGCTGATGGCCAACATGATGGCCGGCCACATCATGCTGGTGCTGTTCTTCAGCGGTGCCTCCTACCTCCTCCTGGACGGAGAGGGCTTCCTCAGGCTGGCCGGCGTCGGTTCGGCGGTGATGGGCCTCGGCTTCACCTTCTTCGAGCTGTTCGTCGCCTTCCTGCAGGCCTACATCTTCACCCTGCTCACCGCCGTGTACCTGGACATGGCGACGAGCCACGAGCACTGA
- a CDS encoding MraY family glycosyltransferase, translating into MREFLLTLLATAAVTYLLTGPVRRFAIAAGAMPPVRSRDVHKEPTPRLGGIAMFGGLCTGLLVASQLETISRAFRDSSNVRALMAGAFVVWVVGVIDDKWEMDGLIKLGGQLLAAGTMVQMGLQILWLPVPGVGTVALSPMQGTLLTVALILITINAVNFVDGLDGLAAGVVCIAAGAFFLYAYRLWFGYGVAEMAAGTLFAAVLLGMCIGFLPHNAHPARIFMGDSGSMLLGLVLCGSAISVTGLVDPDGIQAITQSREFTVHKLVPVYLPLVLPLVVITVPLLDLVLAVVRRTSQGRSPFSADRQHLHHRLLEIGHSHSRAVLIMYFWSALIAAAVLAISVQPGRRPLIGVFAILVAVGLVILLMPRFRPRAPRALMGFLPPRYRSIAYRMEKEGYVPPSPVPLSANNSVNGSGGGTAGHGTGSGSAGPVGATALGAERVAESVMASSGESKESINLQSGHNARVSEMASDARAADSASGRDSGSSKGEPAGIGAQPS; encoded by the coding sequence ATGCGCGAGTTCCTGCTGACGCTCCTGGCCACCGCGGCCGTCACCTACCTGCTGACCGGCCCGGTCCGCCGGTTCGCGATCGCGGCCGGCGCGATGCCCCCGGTGCGCTCCCGGGACGTGCACAAGGAGCCCACGCCGCGCCTGGGTGGCATCGCGATGTTCGGCGGCCTGTGCACCGGCCTGCTGGTCGCCTCCCAGCTGGAGACCATCAGCCGGGCCTTCCGGGACAGCAGCAACGTGCGGGCGCTGATGGCCGGCGCGTTCGTGGTCTGGGTCGTCGGCGTCATCGACGACAAGTGGGAGATGGACGGGCTGATCAAGCTCGGCGGCCAGCTGCTCGCCGCCGGCACCATGGTCCAGATGGGGCTGCAGATCCTGTGGTTGCCGGTGCCCGGGGTGGGCACCGTCGCGCTCAGCCCGATGCAGGGCACCCTGCTCACGGTGGCGCTGATACTCATCACGATCAACGCGGTGAACTTCGTCGACGGCCTGGACGGCCTGGCGGCCGGCGTGGTCTGCATCGCTGCCGGGGCGTTCTTCCTCTACGCCTACCGGCTCTGGTTCGGCTACGGCGTGGCCGAGATGGCCGCCGGGACGCTCTTCGCCGCCGTGCTGCTGGGCATGTGCATCGGCTTCCTGCCGCACAACGCGCACCCGGCGCGGATCTTCATGGGCGACTCCGGCTCGATGCTGCTCGGCCTGGTGCTCTGCGGCTCGGCGATCAGCGTGACCGGGCTGGTGGACCCGGACGGCATCCAGGCGATCACCCAGTCCCGCGAGTTCACCGTGCACAAGCTGGTGCCGGTCTACCTGCCGCTGGTGCTGCCGCTGGTGGTGATCACGGTGCCGCTGCTGGACCTGGTGCTCGCGGTGGTGCGCCGGACCAGCCAGGGCCGCTCGCCGTTCTCGGCGGACCGCCAGCACCTGCACCACCGGCTGCTGGAGATCGGGCACTCGCACAGCCGGGCCGTGCTGATCATGTACTTCTGGTCGGCGCTGATCGCCGCCGCCGTGCTGGCCATCTCGGTGCAGCCGGGCCGCCGCCCGCTGATCGGCGTGTTCGCCATCCTGGTCGCGGTCGGACTGGTGATCCTGCTGATGCCGCGGTTCCGGCCGCGGGCCCCGCGGGCGCTGATGGGATTCCTGCCCCCGCGGTACCGGTCGATCGCCTACCGGATGGAGAAGGAGGGCTATGTTCCGCCTTCTCCCGTTCCGCTCTCGGCGAACAACTCGGTGAACGGCTCCGGCGGTGGTACGGCCGGACACGGAACCGGAAGCGGTTCGGCGGGGCCCGTCGGGGCCACCGCGCTCGGGGCCGAGCGGGTCGCGGAATCGGTTATGGCCAGTTCTGGCGAAAGCAAAGAGAGCATAAACCTGCAAAGTGGACATAACGCACGGGTGTCCGAGATGGCCTCCGATGCCCGCGCCGCCGATTCGGCGAGCGGCCGCGATTCCGGTAGTTCGAAAGGTGAGCCCGCGGGGATAGGCGCGCAGCCCTCCTGA
- the atpE gene encoding ATP synthase F0 subunit C: MDLITLAATDAVSGNVNAIGYGLAAIGPGIGLGILIGRTIEGMARQPEAAGLLRANMFIGIAFVEVLALLGLVAGFLFQ, encoded by the coding sequence GTGGACCTCATCACCCTGGCTGCCACCGACGCCGTCAGCGGCAACGTCAACGCCATCGGCTACGGTCTCGCCGCCATCGGTCCCGGCATCGGTCTGGGCATCCTGATCGGCCGCACCATCGAGGGCATGGCCCGCCAGCCCGAGGCCGCCGGCCTGCTGCGCGCCAACATGTTCATCGGTATCGCGTTCGTCGAGGTCCTGGCCCTGCTGGGTCTCGTCGCCGGCTTCCTCTTCCAGTGA
- the prmC gene encoding peptide chain release factor N(5)-glutamine methyltransferase yields MNLLLAEVARATQRLADAGVPSPRFDAEELAAHVHGVRRGELHTVADRDFDGRFWEAVARRAAREPLQHITGRAFFRYLELRVGPGVFVPRPETESVVEWALEAVRAMDVAEPLVVDLCTGSGAIALSIAQEVPRSRVHAVELDPAALEYAMRNVAGSRVELHHGDALTALPELNGQVDLVVSNPPYIPLEEWEHVAPEARDHDPELALFSGQDGLDTIRGIERTAFRLLRPGGIVVVEHADTQGGQVPWIFNEEAGWQDAVDHRDLNNRPRFTSARKAPL; encoded by the coding sequence ATGAACCTGCTGCTCGCCGAGGTGGCGCGGGCCACCCAGCGGCTGGCCGACGCCGGCGTGCCCTCGCCCCGCTTCGACGCCGAGGAGCTCGCCGCGCACGTGCACGGCGTGCGCCGCGGAGAACTGCACACCGTCGCCGACCGGGACTTCGACGGCCGCTTCTGGGAGGCGGTGGCCCGCCGGGCCGCCCGCGAACCGCTCCAGCACATCACCGGCCGGGCGTTCTTCCGCTACCTGGAACTGCGGGTCGGCCCGGGCGTCTTCGTGCCGCGGCCGGAGACGGAGTCGGTGGTGGAGTGGGCGCTGGAGGCCGTCCGGGCCATGGACGTCGCCGAGCCGCTGGTGGTCGACCTGTGCACCGGCTCCGGCGCGATCGCGCTGTCCATCGCCCAGGAGGTGCCGCGCAGCCGGGTACACGCCGTCGAACTCGACCCGGCGGCCCTGGAGTACGCCATGCGCAACGTCGCGGGCAGCCGGGTGGAACTCCACCACGGCGATGCGCTGACCGCCCTGCCCGAGCTCAACGGGCAGGTGGACCTGGTGGTCTCCAACCCGCCGTACATCCCGCTGGAGGAGTGGGAGCACGTGGCCCCCGAGGCCCGCGACCACGACCCGGAGCTCGCGCTCTTCTCCGGCCAGGACGGCCTGGACACCATCCGGGGCATCGAGCGCACCGCCTTCCGCCTGCTGCGCCCGGGCGGGATCGTGGTGGTGGAGCACGCCGACACCCAGGGCGGGCAGGTCCCGTGGATCTTCAACGAGGAGGCGGGCTGGCAGGACGCGGTCGACCACCGCGACCTGAACAACCGCCCCCGCTTCACCAGCGCGCGAAAGGCCCCGCTGTGA
- a CDS encoding F0F1 ATP synthase subunit delta produces MIGASREALAAATDNLDALTASTSVDAVKLADELYAVTGLLDREVALRRVLTDPARSGQDKAALVASLLGGQVGGPTVDLVSGMVRSRWSASRDLADAAEELGALAELIAAERASHLDDVEDELFRFDRVVQGSPELRAALTDPAAGTAAKTELLRSLLGGRATETTVRLVTRLVTEPRGRSLEAGLEHLARLAASRRGRLVAVVTAAVPLSDRQKDRMSAALQRLYGRPVHLNIDIDPEVVGGVRVEIGDEVIDGTVAGRLDTARRGLAG; encoded by the coding sequence GTGATCGGCGCCAGCCGGGAGGCCCTCGCCGCCGCGACGGACAACCTCGACGCGCTGACCGCGTCCACCTCGGTGGACGCCGTCAAGCTCGCCGACGAGCTGTACGCGGTGACCGGGCTGCTCGACCGCGAGGTCGCACTGCGCCGGGTCCTCACCGACCCGGCGCGGTCCGGCCAGGACAAGGCGGCCCTGGTCGCCTCGCTGCTGGGCGGGCAGGTCGGCGGGCCGACCGTCGACCTGGTCTCCGGCATGGTGCGTTCGCGCTGGTCCGCCTCGCGCGACCTGGCCGACGCCGCCGAGGAACTGGGCGCGCTGGCGGAGCTGATCGCCGCCGAGCGGGCCAGCCACCTCGACGACGTCGAGGACGAGCTGTTCCGGTTCGACCGGGTCGTGCAGGGCAGCCCCGAGCTGCGCGCCGCCCTGACCGACCCGGCCGCCGGCACCGCCGCCAAGACCGAGCTGCTCCGCTCGCTGCTGGGCGGCCGGGCCACCGAGACCACTGTGCGGTTGGTCACCCGCCTGGTAACCGAGCCGCGTGGCCGTAGCCTGGAAGCGGGGCTGGAGCACCTGGCCCGGCTCGCGGCCTCCCGGCGTGGCCGTCTGGTGGCCGTGGTCACCGCGGCGGTCCCGCTGAGCGACCGGCAGAAGGACCGCATGTCCGCGGCCCTTCAGCGGCTGTACGGACGCCCGGTCCACCTCAACATCGACATCGACCCCGAGGTCGTCGGCGGTGTGCGGGTGGAGATCGGCGACGAGGTCATCGACGGCACCGTCGCCGGCCGGCTGGACACCGCCCGTCGTGGGCTGGCGGGCTGA
- the atpA gene encoding F0F1 ATP synthase subunit alpha, protein MAELTIRPDEIRDALERFVQAYEPDAAAREEVGTVTDCGDGIAHVEGLPSVMANELLKFEDGTLGLAQNLDTREIGVVILGDFSGIEEGQTVRRTGEILSVPVGDGYLGRVVDPLGNPIDGLGEIESTGRRALELQAPGVMARKSVHEPLQTGIKAIDALTPIGRGQRQLIIGDRQTGKTAVAVDTIINQVDNWRSGDPKKQVRCIYVAVGQKGSTIASVRGALEEAGALEFTTIVAAPASDPAGFKYLAPYTGSAIGQHWMYDGKHVLIVFDDLSKQAEAYRAVSLLLRRPPGREAYPGDVFYLHSRLLERCAKLSDEMGAGSMTGLPIVETKANDVSAYIPTNVISITDGQCFLESDLFNAGVRPAVNVGISVSRVGGSAQIKPMRQVAGRLRVDLAQYRELEAFAAFGSDLDPVSKAQLERGARMVELLKQGQYQPFPVEEQVVSLWAGGEGHLDDVPVAEIRRFERQFLDYLGQTRKDLLTGIAEAKDKLPSETIAALTEAIAEFKKGYETADGRLLGDASAAS, encoded by the coding sequence ATGGCGGAGCTCACGATCCGGCCGGATGAGATCCGGGACGCGCTGGAGCGCTTCGTCCAGGCGTACGAACCGGACGCGGCCGCGCGCGAGGAGGTCGGGACCGTCACGGACTGCGGCGACGGCATCGCCCACGTCGAGGGTCTGCCCTCGGTGATGGCGAACGAGCTGCTGAAGTTCGAGGACGGCACCCTGGGCCTCGCGCAGAACCTCGACACGCGCGAGATCGGCGTCGTCATCCTCGGTGACTTCAGCGGGATCGAGGAGGGCCAGACGGTCCGCCGCACCGGCGAGATCCTCTCGGTGCCGGTCGGCGACGGCTACCTCGGTCGCGTGGTCGACCCGCTGGGCAACCCGATCGACGGCCTGGGCGAGATCGAGTCCACCGGGCGCCGCGCGCTGGAGCTGCAGGCTCCCGGCGTGATGGCGCGCAAGAGCGTGCACGAGCCGCTGCAGACCGGTATCAAGGCCATCGACGCGCTGACCCCGATCGGCCGCGGCCAGCGCCAGCTGATCATCGGCGACCGGCAGACCGGCAAGACCGCGGTCGCCGTCGACACGATCATCAACCAGGTCGACAACTGGCGCTCCGGCGACCCGAAGAAGCAGGTCCGCTGCATCTACGTCGCCGTCGGCCAGAAGGGCTCCACCATCGCCTCGGTGCGTGGCGCCCTGGAGGAGGCCGGCGCGCTGGAGTTCACCACCATCGTCGCCGCCCCCGCCTCCGACCCGGCCGGCTTCAAGTACCTCGCCCCGTACACCGGCTCGGCCATCGGCCAGCACTGGATGTACGACGGCAAGCACGTGCTGATCGTCTTCGACGACCTGTCCAAGCAGGCCGAGGCGTACCGCGCGGTGTCCCTGCTGCTGCGCCGCCCGCCGGGCCGCGAGGCCTACCCGGGTGACGTCTTCTACCTGCACTCCCGGCTGCTGGAGCGCTGCGCCAAGCTCTCCGACGAGATGGGCGCCGGCTCGATGACCGGTCTGCCGATCGTCGAGACCAAGGCCAACGACGTCTCCGCGTACATCCCGACCAACGTGATCTCGATCACCGACGGTCAGTGCTTCCTGGAGTCCGACCTGTTCAACGCGGGCGTGCGCCCGGCGGTGAACGTCGGCATCTCGGTCTCCCGAGTCGGCGGCTCGGCGCAGATCAAGCCGATGCGGCAGGTCGCCGGCCGTCTGCGCGTGGACCTGGCCCAGTACCGCGAGCTGGAGGCGTTCGCCGCCTTCGGTTCCGACCTGGACCCGGTCTCCAAGGCGCAGCTGGAGCGGGGCGCGCGGATGGTGGAGCTGCTCAAGCAGGGCCAGTACCAGCCGTTCCCGGTCGAGGAGCAGGTCGTCTCGCTGTGGGCCGGTGGCGAGGGCCACCTGGACGACGTGCCGGTCGCCGAGATCCGGCGCTTCGAGCGGCAGTTCCTCGACTACCTCGGGCAGACCCGCAAGGACCTGCTGACCGGTATCGCCGAGGCCAAGGACAAGCTGCCCTCCGAGACCATCGCCGCCCTGACCGAGGCCATCGCCGAGTTCAAGAAGGGCTACGAGACCGCCGATGGCCGCCTCCTCGGTGACGCCTCGGCCGCCAGCTGA
- a CDS encoding arsenate reductase/protein-tyrosine-phosphatase family protein, translating into MTGRHRRQPVGTGAPAVDRFRIRYVCTGNICRSPMAERITRRELQLRLGPDAERIQVDSAGTWGHEGAAMESHAAAVLAEYGADIDDFRGRELLDEHVAEADLVLTFTRDHRAQVISMGYAAGLRTFTLKEFHRLVAAIDPASLPTGDVVARARTLVRAAAALRGWLLASSPEADEIDDPYGAPLTVFRDCGQEISTAVGSVLTVLTGTARPVVDPRPVP; encoded by the coding sequence TTGACCGGCCGGCACCGGAGGCAGCCGGTCGGCACCGGCGCCCCCGCGGTGGATCGTTTCCGCATCCGCTACGTCTGTACCGGCAACATCTGCCGGTCCCCGATGGCCGAGCGCATCACCCGCCGTGAGCTCCAGCTTCGGCTCGGCCCGGACGCCGAGCGGATCCAGGTCGACAGCGCCGGCACCTGGGGGCACGAGGGCGCCGCCATGGAGAGCCACGCCGCCGCCGTGCTCGCCGAGTACGGGGCGGACATCGACGACTTCCGCGGCCGTGAACTGCTCGACGAGCACGTCGCGGAGGCCGACCTGGTGCTCACCTTCACCCGGGACCACCGGGCGCAGGTGATCTCCATGGGCTACGCCGCGGGGCTGCGCACCTTCACCCTGAAGGAGTTCCACCGGCTGGTGGCCGCCATCGACCCGGCCTCGCTGCCCACCGGCGACGTGGTGGCCCGGGCCCGCACGCTGGTGCGGGCCGCCGCCGCGCTGCGCGGCTGGCTGCTGGCCTCCAGCCCCGAGGCCGACGAGATCGACGACCCCTACGGCGCCCCGCTGACCGTCTTCCGGGACTGCGGGCAGGAGATCTCCACCGCCGTGGGCTCGGTGCTGACCGTCCTCACCGGCACCGCCCGCCCCGTGGTCGACCCCCGCCCCGTGCCCTGA
- a CDS encoding L-threonylcarbamoyladenylate synthase, giving the protein MSRSYDCADSTDRKTGLREATGAVRRGELVVLPTDTVYGVGADAFSPAAVGDLLAAKGRGRNMPSPVLVGSPTTLHGLVADFSEQAWDLVDAFWPGALTLVARHQPSLRWDLGETRGTVAVRMPLHPVAIELLTAVGPMAVSSANRTGEPSPTTCQQAREQLGDSIAVYLDGGPTPAAVPSSIVDVTGPVPVLLREGALSAAQLREVVPDLEAGS; this is encoded by the coding sequence ATGAGTCGCAGCTACGACTGTGCCGATTCGACGGACCGCAAGACCGGCCTGCGCGAGGCCACCGGCGCGGTCCGCCGGGGCGAACTGGTGGTGCTGCCCACCGACACGGTCTACGGCGTGGGCGCCGACGCCTTCTCCCCGGCGGCGGTCGGCGACCTGCTGGCCGCCAAGGGCCGTGGCCGCAACATGCCCTCGCCCGTGCTGGTCGGCTCGCCGACCACCCTGCACGGCCTGGTCGCGGACTTCTCCGAGCAGGCCTGGGACCTGGTGGACGCCTTCTGGCCCGGGGCGCTGACCCTGGTCGCCCGCCACCAGCCCTCGCTGCGCTGGGACCTCGGCGAGACCCGGGGCACCGTCGCGGTGCGCATGCCGCTGCACCCGGTCGCCATCGAGCTGCTCACCGCCGTCGGACCGATGGCCGTCAGCAGCGCCAACCGCACCGGCGAGCCGTCCCCGACCACCTGCCAGCAGGCCCGCGAGCAGCTCGGCGACTCGATCGCCGTCTACCTCGACGGCGGCCCCACGCCGGCGGCCGTGCCCTCCTCCATCGTGGACGTCACCGGGCCGGTCCCGGTGCTGCTGCGGGAGGGCGCGCTCAGCGCCGCCCAGCTGCGCGAGGTGGTCCCCGACCTGGAGGCCGGCAGTTGA